In one Brassica oleracea var. oleracea cultivar TO1000 chromosome C9, BOL, whole genome shotgun sequence genomic region, the following are encoded:
- the LOC106314926 gene encoding uncharacterized acetyltransferase At3g50280-like has product MVHIVVISDTIVRPENYEDGSEQVKIHLTPWDLSFLRTEYAQRALIFPQPNPGTHLISQLKSSLSAALKIFYPFAGRLVKIDNEDDGTKSFIIDCDGSGVKFVHASAKTVSVRDVLEPANGTVPDYWSEFFPANGVQSWEGVSKPLIAFQVTELKDGVFIGYGYNHLVADGTSFWSFFKTWTEIFSTGFDRKRFPPLPLCGWFLDGIDYPIQIPISETVPSSHAGLVAPSLPHLEKKIFRFTSAHISKLKAKANDEVVGYGEDLKISSFQAVLGHMWQSIIRNSDLNPEEVIHCKLAMDIRQRLNPPVKKNCFGNMIGLAATTTTTREMLDNGLGWVALQLNKTVRSQTNEELRKFADNWVKSPKIPNRLVANNSLVVAGSPRFNVFGNDFGWGKPIAFRGGPGIAGHGKILAYPGTEKGSMEIHTSLWSHVLDKLLADQEFLQHVVCSGRPKIFFHRKILSLRHKALSFIRIEVRSRDSTFFWWDPWTPFGILREFLGSETSLGIPSSATLADLSSGNGWTFPNTENQVLLLSYITTLHLTTGSDQAVCGVAINASEVSLAFSAPGVG; this is encoded by the exons ATGGTGCATATCGTAGTAATCTCTGACACCATTGTTCGACCAGAGAACTACGAGGATGGATCGGAACAGGTTAAGATCCATCTAACTCCATGGGATCTCTCCTTCCTTCGAACTGAGTACGCACAAAGAGCTCTTATCTTTCCGCAACCCAACCCGGGAACCCACCTGATCTCTCAGCTGAAGTCTTCTCTTTCCGCCGCATTGAAGATTTTCTATCCATTTGCTGGACGTTTAGTGAAGATCGACAACGAAGATGACGGAACAAAGTCATTTATCATAGATTGCGATGGTTCAGGTGTCAAATTCGTGCATGCTTCGGCCAAGACTGTCTCGGTGAGGGATGTTTTAGAACCGGCTAATGGTACTGTCCCTGATTACTGGAGTGAGTTTTTCCCAGCGAACGGAGTTCAAAGCTGGGAAGGGGTCTCAAAGCCGTTGATTGCGTTCCAAGTAACGGAGTTAAAAGATGGAGTTTTCATTGGATATGGTTATAACCATTTGGTTGCAGACGGAACTTCGTTCTGGAGTTTCTTCAAAACGTGGACGGAGATTTTCTCTACCGGTTTTGACCGCAAAAGGTTTCCTCCTTTGCCTCTTTGTGGATGGTTTCTCGACGGGATTGATTACCCGATTCAAATTCCCATCTCAGAGACGGTACCATCATCACATGCTGGGCTTGTCGCTCCATCGTTACCGCATCTCGAAAAGAAGATCTTTCGGTTCACGAGTGCACACATCTCTAAGCTCAAAGCTAAAGCCAACGACGAGGTTGTTGGTTATGGTGAGGATCTGAAAATCTCGTCGTTCCAAGCTGTGTTGGGGCATATGTGGCAATCAATAATCAGAAACAGTGATCTCAATCCGGAAGAAGTTATTCATTGCAAGTTGGCAATGGATATTAGACAAAGGCTAAACCCTCCGGTGAAGAAAAATTGTTTTGGAAACATGATCGGACTGGCGGCGACGACGACAACCACCAGAGAAATGCTTGACAATGGGCTGGGTTGGGTTGCTTTGCAACTAAACAAAACTGTGAGGTCACAAACGAATGAAGAACTTAGAAAGTTTGCTGATAATTGGGTGAAGAGCCCGAAAATACCGAATCGGTTGGTTGCAAATAATTCGCTCGTTGTTGCTGGCTCTCCACGGTTCAATGTGTTCGGAAATGATTTCGGCTGGGGGAAACCGATTGCGTTTCGAGGTGGACCGGGAATTGCTGGCCATGGTAAAATCCTTGCTTACCCGGGAACTGAAAAAGGAAGCATGGAGATTCATACGTCTCTATGGTCTCACGTTTTGGACAAGTTATTGGCTGATCAAGAGTTTTTACAGCATGTCGTATGCAGTGGCAGACCCAAGATCTTTTTTCATCG AAAAATTCTCTCCCTCCGCCACAAAGCTTTATCTTTTATCAGAATTGAGGTCAGAAGTAGAGATTCAACATTTTTCTGGTGGGATCCTTGGACACCATTTGGTATCTTAAGAGAGTTTTTAGGGTCTGAAACCTCTCTCGGTATCCCCTCAAGCGCGACTCTAGCGGATCTTAGCTCTGGTAATGGATGGACGTTTCCAAATACAGAGAATCAGGTCCTGCTTCTATCCTACATCACAACTCTGCACTTGACTACAGGCTCAGACCAGGCGGTTTG TGGTGTGGCGATCAATGCCTCGGAGGTTTCACTTGCCTTCAGTGCCCCTGGTGTGGGCTGA
- the LOC106317096 gene encoding 4-substituted benzoates-glutamate ligase GH3.12-like, whose translation MDLKKLTSNVKQIQDDVLKEILTLSANTEYLRGYLHGSCDKELFKKNVPVVSYDDVKPYIERVVNGEPSDVISGKPITRFLLSSGTTAGKQKIFPVNNKFFEDMSFIIALRLFVISKHFEGGQKGKALTLFFTRPQSTTPCGLPISTSFTGYLLSDSFKNRPSNCFTSPDEVTLCPDNKQTMYCHLLCGLRLRDEVVNVTATFASSLVGAITFLESYWKEMCSNIRNGHVSEWITDLSCRDAVTNILGGGNSELADRIEKECNTKSWEGIFTRLWPKVKFIQSTVTGQNSQCIPMLEFYSNNVPLISTVYASSETMFGINMNPFCKPQDVSYTFIPTLSYFEFILADEGNKGEIVDLVNVKIGSYYEPLITNYYGLHRYRMGDILQVSGFYNDAPQFRFVRRKNVALSVSLEVTTEEDILKALNNATLVLKSSDLVLMGFTCYADISTLPGHYIFYWELKSKTISDIVKLDNKVLVECCCVMEESLCALYRELRSKDGSIGALEIRVVQQETFNSLMELAISQGASPSQYKTPICINSSEASAVLESNVLACFFSDKSPTL comes from the exons ATGGATCTAAAGAAGTTAACATCAAATGTGAAGCAAATACAAGATGATGTATTAAAGGAGATACTTACGCTTAGTGCTAACACAGAGTATCTCCGAGGCTACCTCCATGGAAGCTGTGATAAAGAGTTATTCAAGAAGAACGTACCGGTAGTAAGCTACGATGATGTTAAGCCTTATATCGAACGAGTTGTGAATGGAGAACCTTCAGATGTCATTTCTGGAAAACCCATTACTCGATTTCTCTTGAG CTCAGGAACTACTGCAGGGAAACAAAAGATCTTCCCAGTTAATAACAAGTTCTTTGAGGACATGTCATTTATCATTGCTCTACGCTTATTCGTTATATCAAA GCATTTCGAAGGTGGCCAAAAAGGAAAGGCGTTAACGTTGTTTTTCACCAGGCCGCAGTCTACAACGCCATGTGGTTTGCCTATTTCTACTTCGTTTACGGGTTACTTATTGAGTGACAGTTTCAAGAACCGGCCCTCAAATTGTTTTACAAGCCCAGACGAAGTGACGTTGTGCCCAGATAACAAGCAGACTATGTACTGCCATCTTCTTTGTGGTCTTCGTCTGAGAGACGAAGTTGTGAATGTGACTGCTACCTTTGCTTCATCTTTGGTTGGAGCAATCACTTTTCTTGAAAGCTACTGGAAAGAAATGTGTAGCAATATCCGGAATGGTCATGTTAGCGAGTGGATCACCGACCTTAGTTGCAGAGACGCTGTTACTAACATCCTAGGAGGAGGTAACTCCGAATTAGCAGATCGGATTGAAAAAGAATGCAACACAAAATCTTGGGAAGGTATATTCACACGTCTTTGGCCTAAAGTAAAATTCATTCAAAGCACTGTTACAGGACAAAATTCTCAATGCATTCCAATGTTAGAGTTTTACTCCAACAATGTGCCTTTGATCTCCACGGTCTATGCATCTTCTGAAACAATGTTTGGGATAAATATGAATCCCTTCTGCAAACCACAAGATGTATCCTATACTTTTATTCCCACCTTATCCTACTTTGAATTCATACTTGCTGACGAAGGAAACAAAGGTGAAATAGTTGATCTTGTGAATGTCAAGATTGGGTCCTACTATGAGCCCTTGATCACAAATTATTACG GGTTGCACAGATATAGAATGGGAGATATTCTACAAGTGTCTGGATTTTACAATGATGCACCTCAATTTAGGTTCGTTCGCAGGAAAAATGTGGCTCTAAGCGTCAGCTTGGAAGTGACAACTGAAGAAGACATTTTAAAGGCATTGAATAATGCAACACTTGTTCTTAAGAGTTCAGATTTAGTATTGATGGGATTCACATGCTATGCTGATATCTCCACTCTTCCAGGTCACTACATTTTTTACTGGGAACTCAAATCCAAAACCATCAGTGACATTGTTAAACTTGATAACAAAGTATTGGTGGAATGTTGTTGTGTAATGGAGGAATCTTTATGTGCTCTTTATCGAGAGCTGAGGAGTAAAGATGGGTCTATTGGAGCTCTAGAGATTAGGGTTGTGCAACAGGAAACGTTTAATTCGCTGATGGAGCTTGCCATCTCTCAAGGTGCTTCCCCATCTCAGTACAAGACTCCTATTTGCATCAATTCTTCTGAAGCCTCAGCTGTTCTTGAAAGCAATGTCCTAGCTTGCTTTTTCAGTGATAAATCCCCAACTCTCTGA